Genomic DNA from Lactuca sativa cultivar Salinas chromosome 8, Lsat_Salinas_v11, whole genome shotgun sequence:
cttaactataatatgggcttaagggcaaaaagcccaaaaatctcctcttGCCCTCTCCATTCTCGACCCAAGCCcaaaggaaggaagagttgactttgtgtgtgccacctcacaattattcaagggacttccatgcaagaggactcatacttccatgcaccatCCTTTCACACATCTCTCTTCTCTCCTTTCTTCTTGATTCTCAGCCGaaaccaaacacacacacacacacttcactcaaactctctcaaaagaaactctctccactcctctccaagtgttcgaaaattaggaagctttcaaggaggttttttcccacaaacacatcatctaaggtaagttgatgttagatccataagctagttatttcattccattcaagaatcatctcttaatccattcaaacttatgatttagcaccttagaagcatccaagttcgagatcttccaaggaaggttgctaggGTCgaattttttctcatttttccttccaaaaccgaaacgacgcccaaggtgagcttcataccccctctttttcggtttttatgagtttttgtgggggACAATACAAGCAAAtttgtagatctatgagtaaatgtatgtcttgtgtgatttttatgcttgtatgtatgatcttatgtgttttgtgatgaatatgttagccaaaaagaacctaaaaaccaagatctacaatatgaggaatgaactaaacataacttatatcattttacactaatcaagtctggaaaaaatagtttatttggttagaatgaacatttttggacttaaaacacATTTCTGGgctcaaattgtcaaaaatacaaaactaagggcccaaaacgacaaatgaTTATTTATGGAGGTTGAAAagagtccaaacagtttctaatataaattttctgaatatcaacacttttgaggggcttaaaatgtaatttttgaacataatgggctaaaatgggcttttcggcccattaatccccaaattgcgagatttttgaaATTGAGGGGCTGGAAAAGCAAATTTCTGCAAAACAGAGGATTACAAGTGTattaaaaccatttcaaaggtcaaaaaaaaattttaaagtcaaaaaggatcaaaaatgcaaaaaaaaatccattttgggccaaaactgtaaagtttgcgaaaatgggggttccaaccgagaaaacttcatttttgaaggacttaagctgtttatcaagtaaatctgGGCTGAAAGTgtcttttcaataagttttgatactaaagtatcaagaaaaatggtttaaggactaaaatggaaattcttttatataaaggattaaaagtgtaaattttatctaagaagggtcataaaaaggtaaactcttacttttaaacaaataaatcccttaagataaaatacgagcACCACGACTACCGGCAaaacgtaataataaatacactttcaataccaatatcgttaccaaacgaattgattcgatctcgaatcaataacgaatcaaaaatcaataaacaatagtacttcaataaacacgcgaaatttacgagaagtcaatattcaatctttgggcttgaaagtttcaaatcgtgtttcttgggcctagctagcccaataacatgatctttaggcccgaagggaacgcgcttacatgttattgggccttctatgacctaattccatgtaaaaggactttcaatagctttattgtgctgttgggccccaagggcccattggtactgctagcaaagtcgagaagtcaattgcgagtcgggccaagtgcctttcgcattcccgatagccttgaacgacttatggaaataatggGGGCTTCATAccttcctttctcctcggttgtggggctatgagaagtcagggtggttggattaagtgagtagtacggacgaagcctaagggatcgtttgtatttgatatttataaactagtcatcttcattaatgcgtgattataacgactcacaacccataattaatccaatgtcacctggaattatcggaaACAATCGTCGTATCGATATAACAATAACAAGACACGAAATTTTATGTatgaggaaaacatcgggttttccccgGGAAGTCCAACACTTTTACCTAAGTGATGTATACAAGGTTTAACAATTATACACATTtacaaaaatcgacaagcatactacggatctccacactttttcttatatacaatattcgtttcagaaaatatcggattttctaggttttcaaactacacaaaaatcattatttttcaaacatgacttatgaactcaccaacatttcatatgttgacgtttttccaaaatacttgtattctcaggtaacaggtaaattgaagaatatgtatCCAGTGATGTCACGGTGTTTTGTTTAAATTAGTATCGAACGGTTTAAGTTATGGagatgtaatgtttaaaacaatgcactgaatgtaaacaatatcagttgtaatattacaatgcatggtgatgaatgatgttatgattcatgtataatcattgtgatgatattcaattgagtcacaatagccctcggacgtttccgtcgtctggttcgggggtgtgacatttgtaATCTCCCTCATCGTCCTTACAGTTcaaaaagaaaccctagccgcatATTGAGCTTCTTTGAGTGTGTGTGAACCTTAGAGAGTGAAACGTGTGCCTTTGaagaaggaaacttgaagatATAAGAGCTTGAAGGAAGGAGAAAGCTTGTGATCCAGCATCTACTGGTTGTGAGCAtccatttagaggtaaaaagttACCACCTTGATCTCTATTTACTTAGATCTCATTTCATGGAAGAATGTGGTCACTTTTGGGTGCAAAATGGGGTCAAACTCAGATATGGACTTATCAGTAGGAAATGGTTTCAGATTTGGACCTCTCTAGGCCCCCAAGGACATAAAGTTGCTCACTTTGTCTAGCTTAGCCCCTTTCCATGCACAAAAACCTTGTAGAATGCTTAGTTTTGACATTCTAACCttgtgaggccttgcatgcatgtaaagtttgcaactttacgtgataactgCACTAGGGGAGGTTGGGTATGAAGTTTGGGACCTTAGAACCCACTAGAAAGTACTAAACTCGAAAAGTCTAatgtaactcgccgagttccttagccgactcgacaagtcgggtAGGGTTTGCCCGTTTTAGAAATCCATAAGGAGTTCTgtgaaggattagggttttcggTTTTCATGAGTTTTCGGTTTTCTGgacatggagggactcgacgagttgatgagttACACAGGAAACTCAATGAGTTGTTGGATGCATAGATGAGTTGAGGTCAATATGGatagttgaccttgactgttgacattgaccttgaccagggttgaccatgGTGGACTAGGAGGGTATTTATGGTATTTCAGTTTTTttgacaagttaatcacatgatgATTATAGGAGGTTGAGTTGGAGCAGCACGTGGGGTTTACCTAATCTTAGCTTGTCAGTTCAGCATTcacgagaggtgagtcttctcaccataccaatgggtctaaggcaccaaggccgacccattttgtGATAGATGGTATAATTGTTGTGTATAGATATGTGCTATACTTGTTGTGTAGAGATGTGTGGTATACTTgtgtagagatatgtggtataGTTGTTGTGTATAAATATGTGGTATAGTTGTTGTAGatatatgtggtatgatagttagatATATTGGTGATATGTTATCTATATATGTGATACTGGCAGAGAAGACCATGGTAAGAGCCCATGatacttggatgtaagaccacgtgggggagcccatggcttttcaagtaaagaccatggTAGGAGCCCATGTTACTTGGATGTAAGATCATATAGGGGAGCCAATGGCTTTCCatctaaagaccatggggggagcccatggcacttaggtctaagaccatgtgggggagcccatgacatcctgCAGTAAGACCTTGGGAGGAACCCataacatccttatatgtttgtatgcatgccttatgtggtagagataacttttatagctaatatgatatgtgttatgtggattgtgtgtgagGTATGCTccgggggactcactaagcattagcttacagtttgtggatttgtttcaggtacatctgaccCTAAGGACAATGACAATGTTTGATGACGCGACATGTACTCTCTCACATGtgttttatgggacactctgatgatttgaaataaaattgaaactgatatggattgaaaacaattgTATTTGGGATGTTATGGAAAGTCTTTtgactaattaaaaatgaaaactttcttttgaaattttgggttgtttcaaaatAACAATggtggtttacaaggaaagccatTGATTCTTGATAGAATCTCCAACATAAAACATTGGGAGGTTATACTGATCAACTGCATTTatgattttattgatataaaacgTTGAATACAAAGATAAATGTATGAGTTCAATGTCCTTGTAGTGTGCTGGTTACATGTGCTATTTATAGTATAATGCTAACAACAAGAAGTCCAACAATTTCAGGATCCTCCATAATCAACATATGAACGTTATTTGACTTGGTTGAGACGACTCTCCGTTGAGAATGGGTCTTGTGTTGACTTGTTATGCACATGTGAGAGAAATAAAGAAACTATAGCCGTTACAAGTGTTAGAAATATAAGCGACAATAGTCAGGATCCCTAGACATGTTTAAGGATCCCGAGGCTTCTGAAGtatttgaggatcctgaatataAGTCAAGCATCATTCCCCTAACAGTTAGGCAATAGGAACATCTGAGTGTTTAGAACCTTGGTTCaagtcatggttaggtaataAGGACATCCATGTGATCAATTAGGATTTTCTCCTTTCTTCATTTGGAGATTGAAAGATAATCGCAAAGTTGTGACTGGGATGATTTTGGAAATCGATGGAGATAACAATGCTTGTGAGTGAGCGTTTTGTTGTTGGGTTCGATGACGATGACAAAAACACACGGTGAGCCTAGAAAGAGTGTAACAAAGAAGACAATGAATGATACATATTAACTTAGATCATATAATATAAATCAGTTTAAAGATAATCttcagaaaaatccaaaaattttggTTGTTGTTAAGAATAACGAAAAAGCCCCAAAATTTAGTTGACTAATTAATGAAAATCCCCAAAATTTGGATCAATTAACGAAAAAAGACGGGATACAAGCTAAATCAATGAAACCGGCCATGAATGTTTATTCCGAAGTTTTAACCAATAatctgtcttttttttttttttttttgtaaataaaatttaatttgtAATTAAACCATTGGAGATTTTCctttataatttatttatataactGTTTTTTCATGGGATAGTTACATTCTCATATTTTGATATTTTAGTGATTAAATTCGTTTAAtcctatttaatatattaattaaagattaaaataacaaataacagtGTGTTAACTTAACCCGGCCCCATTCCCTTGGCGCCCTCGTACCCTTGGCGCCCTCGTACCCTTGTTGTCCCGCCCAAAATACTTGTCGCGCCATATCCCTCCCGCCATAATAAACCCCCAAATCACCATTATAAGATGTCATCTCTATCCGTATCGCTACTCACACTTAACAGTTTCATTCCTAGACCTATTTGTCTCAAAATCATACAGATCTTTAGGCTTTTTGTTTGTGCTTTTACAGAGAGATCTGAGAGATGGTGGTGGCTTTAGGTCCTGGAAAGTTCTACGGAAGCGGCCTCCCAAGACCACGAATCTACACAGACATCAAGTACAACTCTTACAGAGTCGATCCACCTGTTTCTGTTACAGACCCTTTAATGTCGTGGGCAGAAGAAGCTCACTGGTCAATGGGTGGCTTGAACGTTAACCGCCATCGTCTTCAAGGTCGTATCGAAGGCAACGTCGAGAAGCTTCGGAGCCAGATCGAGGAGTCAATCAAGAAGAAAGAATCCCTAAGCCCGCCGTCGTCAAAGAAAAAACCCATTTCCAAATCGCCGGAAAAATCCGCTAAAAAGAAGAAAGTGGCTGAGCTGGATCGGAGTCGAAGTCCGTCGCCGCCGCCAGCTCCGTTAGCTAACAAGCGGAAGAGGCGATTTCTGGGTTTGGTAGATGAGGACGCTGAAGGTGAAGAGAACATTTCGGCTAGAAAGTTTCCGGTGAGGAAGCTTTCTGATGAGTTCGATCTTGTTGCGAATACAAAGAAAAGTCCGGCGAGAAGCTCCAGAGGTGTTGAGTCTGAGACGGCGACAATCGCTTTAAGGACTCGGGGTCAGAAGACGGTGACTGAGGAGCCGATGAAGGGTAAGAAGCGATTGAGAAAGATTGGTGAAGATAAAAATGTTGATGCATCTTCTTCTTCCAGGATTTCATCGAGATTAGTTAAGCGTGTGTAAACTCCATTGTAATAAACAAAGTTGGAATTCGAGGAAAAATGTCAACAcaattgaaatcaatttccatcgAATGGGCAATAGAGAAATTTAGAAGTAGGAAAGTTGAGTTTTTTGTGGTTTTTCTTAACAGgtggtttatttaaaaaaacctGCTTACGCCTCGTAATTTATTTTGTGTGCCGAGTTGGAGAGAAGTGAAAGGAAAatgaatttctttttttttcaaatcctcTAAAATCGGAAGGAA
This window encodes:
- the LOC111891804 gene encoding uncharacterized protein LOC111891804 — its product is MVVALGPGKFYGSGLPRPRIYTDIKYNSYRVDPPVSVTDPLMSWAEEAHWSMGGLNVNRHRLQGRIEGNVEKLRSQIEESIKKKESLSPPSSKKKPISKSPEKSAKKKKVAELDRSRSPSPPPAPLANKRKRRFLGLVDEDAEGEENISARKFPVRKLSDEFDLVANTKKSPARSSRGVESETATIALRTRGQKTVTEEPMKGKKRLRKIGEDKNVDASSSSRISSRLVKRV